One genomic segment of Desmodus rotundus isolate HL8 chromosome 5, HLdesRot8A.1, whole genome shotgun sequence includes these proteins:
- the LOC128781100 gene encoding olfactory receptor 52D1-like: MSTSNISDDSLPVTLFLTGIPGLEWAHIWIAIPFCAMYLVALAGNAALILVIAVNNVLHAPMYLFLCLLSLSDLALSSTTVPKMLAILWLQAGEISFGGCLAQMFCVHSIYALESSILLAMAFDRYVAICNPLRYTVIFNHTVIGKIGLAGIFRSVAIVSPFIFLLRRLPYCQHHVMAHTYCEHMGIARLACANITVNIIYGLTVALLAVGLDSILIAVSYGFILRAVFRLPSRDAQHKALSTCGSHLGVILVFYIPAFFSFLTHRFGQHRVPKHVHIFLANLYVLVPPVLNPVIYGARTKEIRSRLLRLLRIKVSI, from the coding sequence ATGTCAACTTCCAACATCAGTGATGACAGTCTCCCAGTCACTCTCTTCTTGACTGGGATCCCAGGGCTGGAGTGGGCCCACATCTGGATTGCCATCCCCTTTTGTGCCATGTATTTGGTAGCACTGGCTGGGAATGCTGCCCTCATCTTGGTTATTGCCGTGAACAATGTACTGCATGCACccatgtaccttttcctttgCCTTCTCTCACTCTCTGACCTGGCTCTCAGCTCCACCACTGTGCCCAAAATGCTGGCCATTCTGTGGCTCCAGGCTGGTGAGATTTCCTTTGGGGGCTGCCTGGCCCAGATGTTTTGTGTCCATTCTATCTATGCTTTGGAGTCGTCAATCCTTCTTGCCATGGCCTTTGATCGATATGTGGCCATCTGCAACCCACTGAGATACACAGTCATCTTTAACCATACAGTCATAGGCAAAATTGGCCTTGCTGGGATATTCCGTAGTGTGGCCATTGTTTCCCCCTTCATCTTTTTATTGAGGCGACTGCCCTACTGTCAGCACCATGTCATGGCACACACATACTGTGAGCACATGGGCATTGCTCGACTGGCCTGTGCCAACATCACTGTCAATATCATCTATGGGCTGACTGTGGCCCTGCTGGCCGTGGGTCTGGATTCTATTCTCATTGCTGTCTCCTATGGTTTTATCCTTCGTGCTGTCTTTCGTCTTCCTTCCCGCGATGCCCAGCACAAGGCTCTGAGTACCTGTGGCTCCCACCTTGGGGTCATTCTGGTCTTCTACATTCctgccttcttctccttcctcacccACCGTTTTGGCCAACACCGAGTCCCCAAGCATGTGCACATCTTCCTGGCTAATCTCTATGTGCTGGTGCCTCCTGTGCTCAACCCAGTCATCTATGGGGCTCGGACCAAGGAGATTCGGAGTCGACTTCTAAGACTACTTCGCATAAAGGTTTCAATATGA